Sequence from the Bremerella volcania genome:
GGAGGTTTTCCAGACGACGCAGTTCGGTCATGTCGTGCAGCACTAACACCACGCCGGGGCACGGATCGCCCGGCAGGCAGTTCGCCTGGATATTGATCACCCGGCGATAAGGGGACGAAACCTCGAACTCGGTCGAACATGCTTCGCCGGTCGTCATGGCCTGCTGGACCGACTGGTCGAGCGCGCGAATGCGGGTGACTTCGATCAACGGGCGGCCTTCGACCTTGTCGACGCGAATCCCCAATAGTCGCCGCACAGCGTGGTTCGCCAGTAGCACCACGCGGTCCGAGTTCACAGCCAAAACTCCTTCGACCATACTTCCCAGCACCGTTTCGATCCGGTTGGCTTGATCACGGAGGGCCGTCTCGCGCTGCGTGACGGCCAGTGCCATGGCTTGAAAATGCCGCACCAGTTGTCCCAGTTCATCGCGCGACGAATTCCAGAGGTGCTTCATCTCGCCATTTTCAGCCAACGCGTCGCAGGCATCGGTCAGGTCGATGACGGGATCGACGGCTTTGGTTTCGACGATGCGGGTCAGCACGACACCGGCGATGATCGTCCCGATGGCGATACAGCCCACGACCAGTGCGATCGCTCCGCCGGAACTGTCGAGATTGGACTTGGTCATCCCGGCACGGACGAACGCGATCGTATTTCCGTCGTGGACAACCCGCTGTGCGACCATCAACATGGTCACGTCTTGATCGACCAGCAGCCGCTCGGCGTAACCAAATTTCCGTGCATCGGCATCGCGAAACTCGCTCAGATCGCGTTGGTTTTCCATCCGCCTTGGCGGGTACAGGGAGTCGGCCAAGACTCGGCCGCCATCGCTGATGATCGTGAGGTAGAAGCCTGACTCGGCGGCGTATCGTTTGACGTGGCGCTGAAGTCGGTCTTCGTCCAGCAGGTTGGGGTCTTCTTCGTTGAGAACGCTGGCCTTCACCAACTCGACAGCCGTTTCCAGGTTCCGAATTCTTTCCTGACGAACGGCTGCCTGCCGTTCTCGACCGGCGGCCCAGGTCATGGCCACCAGGGTCACAAAGCTTAAAGCTACTACCAGCAGTAAGATGTAGGTTCCTATGCGTGACCGTACCATGGTGTCTCGTCAGTAATCGTCCCTGCGAAGAAATTGCCATCTTGTATCATAAAAAGGGCCGGGCATTTGGGCAGGGCCGAATCGGGCCTGTTTTCATGAAGTTCCATTCATAATCGGCAAGAGTTACAAAAAAAGGGCGAGCCATCCGGCCCGCCCCCTCTTGGGTTTTCTCGCATTACATCAATGCACCAACACTTAGATGGTGATCGATTCGCCTGGCATCGGAACGACGTAAGGGGACTGTTCGCGCTGCTTTTCGGCGGCTTCTGGATTTGGCTTGACCGGTGCTTCGTCGTCCATGCTGGTCAACTTGTCGAAGTCAGCCAGGGCAATTTCCGAATTCAAGGCGTCCTGGTACTTTAGAACCTGACCACCCTTGCCGCTGTGACCACCGGAGTAGGTAGCCATACGACCGAAGATCGCGGTCATCGTGCTGTGGGCACCGTAGTCCCCTTCGTTCGGACGTTCGCCTTTTCGCAAGGAAGCGAACAAGTCGTGGTGCTCTTCCTGGTGACCACCACGGCCGCCTTGGCCATAGCTCCAAGCCAGATCACCCTTGGCATCGTAGATCTTGCCGCCACTGATGTCGGCATAACCCTTCGAGCCGTGGGCATGTTCCGAAACGCTATTCCAGCAGCCAGGAATGTGGCGGCAGGAGCTCAGCATCTTTACGCCGTTGGGATAGGTGAATTCGATCATGTGGTGATCGTAGATTTCACCGTTGTCAGCACCCTTACGAACCTGGCGACCACCTTGGCCTTCAGCGGTTTCCGGCGGACCATCCATCAACCAGTTGATGACGTCGATGTTGTGGATGTGCTGCTCGACGATATGGTCGCCGCACAGCCAGTTGAAGTAGTACCAGTTACGCATTTGGTATTCGAGTTCGGTCTGCGAGGCAGAACGGTTACGAGTCCAAACGCCACCCGAGTTCCAGTAGGCTCGGCAGAAGATGATGTCGCCGATCGCGCCATCCTTCAGGCGGTTGATCGTTTCGATGTAGGCCTTTTCATGGTGACGCTGCAGACCAACGGCGACGGCCAGGTTCTTTTCCTTGGCGATCTTGTTGGCTTCCAGCACGCGGCGAATGCCGGGAGCGTCGGTCCCGACTGGCTTCTCCATGAAGATGTGCTTGCCGGCGTTCACTGCGGTTTCAAAGTGCAGCGGGCGGAAACCAGGCGAGGTGGCCAGGATCACCAGATCGCAATCGGAATCGATCACTTTTTTATAGGCGTCAAAACCAACGAATTGACGATCTTCCGGCACGTCGATTTGCTTGGCGTGACGGCTCTTCAGCGAACGAAGGCTCTGTTGCAGACGATCTTCAAAGACGTCGCCCATCGCGACGAGCTTGGTGTCGCCCTCGGTGTTCATGGCCTGGTCGGCAGCACCGGTACCACGACCACCACAGCCAACCAAACCAATCTTGATTTGATCGCTACCGAAAGCATGGGCGCTTTGGGCAATGCTCAGCGTACCTGCGATGGCACCACCGGCAACGAGCATGGACGAACCAGTCTTAATGAAGTCGCGCCGCGAAGTCTGGGCTGCGTCGGTCTTATTCTTCGAATCTTTCTTAGCCATAGATGGAGACTCTCCGTTAAGCGTAAATATTAGATAGGGCGAGGTGGGAAAAATTTAGACGTGCGTCGTACCATGAGGGTAAGCTTAAAGCATACTGGATTCTCAATTTCGATTCAATTATTTCCAGGCGAGATAAGGGCTTGCGTGAAATTTTTTTGCCCCCTCCTGTGCGATATGTCGGAGCGATCATGACGTTACCATTCTCAAACGCAGCCGTAATCTGGGGGGCATTTCTTGTCGCTCTCAGTGCGACCGCATCACATTTGTGCGCGGACGAGGCTTCCCTTCTCACGGTCAGCCAGCCGCACATGGGGACAATCGTCCGCATAGTGGCCGATTGCGAGGATGCCCAGCTTTTTCAAAAAGCGACAGACGAGGCCTTCGCACGCATCCGTGAGATCGAGCAGATTTGTAGCGATTATCGGAGTGATTCCGAGGTGCTTCTGCTTTCTGCAAAATCTCCCACTTCCGAGCCCATTTCGGTGAGCGACGACCTGTGGAACGTGCTGAATCAGGCTCACGCCGTCAATCGAGCGTCGCATGGGGCCTTCGACGTGACGGTCGGCCCCCTGACCAAAGAGTGGCGAAGATTCCGCCGCCGCGGCCAATTGGACCCCATGCGGATTGAAGAAGTACGAACCAGCGTGGGTGCTCAGCACATGACGCTTGACGAAAAGCAGCACGCGGTGAGCCTGGCCGTCGGCGACATGCGGATCGACCTCGGAGGCATCGCGAAAGGATACGCCATCGACGGAGCGATCGAAGTGCTAACGAAACATGGCATCACGCGCGCGCTGGTCGATGCCGGCGGAGACATCGCCGTAACGGGTGCTCCGCGCGGTGAGCCAGGCTGGCGAGTCGGCATTGCCGGGCTCGATCCGAAGCAGCCGCCGATACTGGTCGCCTACCTCTCTGGGTGCGCGGTTGCCACGTCCGGGGACGCGTTTCAGTTTCTCGAACATGACGGCAAACGTTATTCGCACATCCTTGATCCGCGGACAGGCTACGGGGTCGATCATCGCGCTACGGTGACGGTCTTCGCCAAAACGGCAACCGAGGCGGATGCCTGGGCGTCGGCCATCTGTGTCCTTGGCCCCGTCCAGACGCCGAAGGTACTCAAGCAAGAGCCCGGCATCGCGGCCTGGATGGAAGTGCTGGTCGACGAGAAGCCGATTACC
This genomic interval carries:
- a CDS encoding sensor histidine kinase, with protein sequence MVRSRIGTYILLLVVALSFVTLVAMTWAAGRERQAAVRQERIRNLETAVELVKASVLNEEDPNLLDEDRLQRHVKRYAAESGFYLTIISDGGRVLADSLYPPRRMENQRDLSEFRDADARKFGYAERLLVDQDVTMLMVAQRVVHDGNTIAFVRAGMTKSNLDSSGGAIALVVGCIAIGTIIAGVVLTRIVETKAVDPVIDLTDACDALAENGEMKHLWNSSRDELGQLVRHFQAMALAVTQRETALRDQANRIETVLGSMVEGVLAVNSDRVVLLANHAVRRLLGIRVDKVEGRPLIEVTRIRALDQSVQQAMTTGEACSTEFEVSSPYRRVINIQANCLPGDPCPGVVLVLHDMTELRRLENLRREFVANVSHELKTPLAAIRAYAETLHMGAVDDAENRDYFLGQITDQSDRLHDLIMDMLQLARVEAGQEVFDITDVNVADIAQWSVDSLRDKAAAKDIRLVVESAEDDEVYVRADEEGLRTIVGNLVDNAVKYSGKPGDVLVRWKTEGDQVAISVQDHGIGIPQEAQDRIFERFFRVDKARSREMGGTGLGLSIVKHLASSFGGGVDLESAPDEGSVFTVRLKRSRVLTN
- a CDS encoding Gfo/Idh/MocA family protein codes for the protein MAKKDSKNKTDAAQTSRRDFIKTGSSMLVAGGAIAGTLSIAQSAHAFGSDQIKIGLVGCGGRGTGAADQAMNTEGDTKLVAMGDVFEDRLQQSLRSLKSRHAKQIDVPEDRQFVGFDAYKKVIDSDCDLVILATSPGFRPLHFETAVNAGKHIFMEKPVGTDAPGIRRVLEANKIAKEKNLAVAVGLQRHHEKAYIETINRLKDGAIGDIIFCRAYWNSGGVWTRNRSASQTELEYQMRNWYYFNWLCGDHIVEQHIHNIDVINWLMDGPPETAEGQGGRQVRKGADNGEIYDHHMIEFTYPNGVKMLSSCRHIPGCWNSVSEHAHGSKGYADISGGKIYDAKGDLAWSYGQGGRGGHQEEHHDLFASLRKGERPNEGDYGAHSTMTAIFGRMATYSGGHSGKGGQVLKYQDALNSEIALADFDKLTSMDDEAPVKPNPEAAEKQREQSPYVVPMPGESITI
- a CDS encoding FAD:protein FMN transferase, whose translation is MTLPFSNAAVIWGAFLVALSATASHLCADEASLLTVSQPHMGTIVRIVADCEDAQLFQKATDEAFARIREIEQICSDYRSDSEVLLLSAKSPTSEPISVSDDLWNVLNQAHAVNRASHGAFDVTVGPLTKEWRRFRRRGQLDPMRIEEVRTSVGAQHMTLDEKQHAVSLAVGDMRIDLGGIAKGYAIDGAIEVLTKHGITRALVDAGGDIAVTGAPRGEPGWRVGIAGLDPKQPPILVAYLSGCAVATSGDAFQFLEHDGKRYSHILDPRTGYGVDHRATVTVFAKTATEADAWASAICVLGPVQTPKVLKQEPGIAAWMEVLVDEKPITWASKNLGTWLSEHSQKK